A portion of the Microbulbifer agarilyticus genome contains these proteins:
- a CDS encoding 5'-nucleotidase — protein sequence MTNTQYPTGKPHPNRLIIAISSRVLFDLRESHQIFEEQGVEAFSAYQVERENDILPKGEAFSLVEKFLQINERLPGEPRVEVILLSRNSADTGLRVFNSIEHYGLNISRAAFCNGGSPYRYISPFGCHLFLSTDGEDVRRALEQGVAAATLIPGGARERGDEVLRFAFDGDAVLFSDEAEQIFKRDGLDAFTSAERASAKKPLQGGPFKGFLETLQQLQAEFDPEDCPIRTALVTARSAPAHERVIRTLRAWNIRIDESMFLGGLPKGEFLRAFGADVFFDDQPVHCASASAHVATGHVPHGIANQGK from the coding sequence ATGACCAACACTCAGTACCCGACAGGTAAGCCCCATCCCAATCGCTTGATCATTGCGATTTCTTCGCGGGTGTTGTTTGACCTGCGCGAAAGCCATCAGATTTTTGAAGAGCAGGGGGTCGAGGCCTTCTCTGCCTATCAGGTGGAACGAGAGAACGATATTTTGCCGAAAGGCGAGGCGTTTTCCCTCGTGGAAAAATTCCTGCAAATCAATGAGCGGCTGCCCGGTGAGCCCAGGGTTGAGGTCATACTGCTTTCCCGCAATAGCGCGGATACAGGGCTCCGCGTGTTTAATTCAATTGAACACTATGGGTTAAACATTAGTCGCGCCGCATTTTGTAACGGCGGCAGTCCCTATCGCTATATATCTCCGTTCGGCTGCCACCTGTTTCTCTCGACCGATGGTGAGGATGTGCGCAGAGCGCTGGAGCAGGGCGTAGCCGCTGCGACATTAATACCGGGTGGGGCACGCGAACGCGGTGATGAAGTACTGCGCTTTGCCTTTGATGGCGACGCGGTATTGTTTTCCGACGAGGCAGAGCAGATCTTTAAGCGTGATGGCCTCGATGCATTCACCAGTGCGGAACGTGCGTCTGCGAAGAAACCCTTACAGGGTGGTCCATTCAAAGGCTTCCTCGAGACACTGCAGCAGCTGCAGGCCGAATTCGATCCTGAGGATTGTCCAATCCGGACGGCGCTGGTTACAGCGCGTTCCGCGCCGGCACACGAGCGGGTGATTCGTACGCTGCGTGCCTGGAATATTCGTATTGATGAGTCCATGTTCCTGGGTGGGCTTCCCAAGGGCGAGTTTCTGCGGGCATTTGGTGCTGACGTATTTTTCGACGATCAGCCGGTTCATTGTGCGTCCGCCAGTGCCCATGTCGCCACTGGGCACGTGCCGCATGGCATTGCTAATCAGGGAAAATAG
- a CDS encoding TetR/AcrR family transcriptional regulator — MEVSSSDNQRRRNQLSPRREPVQARARERARQILDTTGYLLERVGLNDLTTILIAKELGVSVGSVYHYFPNKHAILYAMGEQWLASLTERLNELAASHLERLSLREFLDELLSRWLSVYREQRGLLPLVQAMWGVPELHELDERHDELVINHLMRMFDRLGFTCPPNESNRLARATLETCHAMLLVVVNQAGVRSERTREDLLNMLMVLLEPHRNDERPSGLDDIEAP, encoded by the coding sequence ATGGAAGTGTCCAGCTCAGACAATCAACGCCGTAGAAACCAGTTGTCACCGCGTCGAGAACCCGTCCAGGCGAGGGCACGCGAGCGCGCCCGTCAGATCCTGGACACCACCGGCTATTTACTCGAGCGGGTTGGTCTGAACGACCTCACTACCATCCTGATCGCCAAAGAGCTCGGTGTTTCCGTTGGCTCCGTGTATCACTACTTTCCCAACAAGCATGCGATCCTCTATGCGATGGGGGAGCAGTGGCTGGCCAGCCTCACTGAGCGTCTGAACGAACTTGCCGCAAGCCACCTCGAACGTCTCAGCCTGCGCGAATTTCTCGACGAACTCTTGTCCCGCTGGCTATCGGTGTATCGTGAACAGCGCGGTTTGTTGCCGTTGGTTCAAGCCATGTGGGGGGTACCAGAACTACACGAGCTGGACGAACGTCACGATGAGCTGGTGATTAATCATCTAATGCGCATGTTTGACCGTCTCGGTTTTACCTGCCCGCCCAATGAATCCAACCGCCTGGCACGTGCCACCCTGGAAACCTGCCACGCCATGTTACTTGTTGTGGTGAATCAGGCCGGTGTCCGCTCGGAGCGGACCCGCGAAGACTTACTCAATATGTTGATGGTGCTGCTCGAACCGCACCGTAATGATGAGCGGCCATCCGGCCTCGACGACATTGAGGCTCCGTGA
- a CDS encoding TonB-dependent receptor: MTLSDRSFMAKKNLLASTIGAVVFTVGAGAVAAEIEEVTVTAQMRAESLKDVPMSVSAFSGETIKNSNLSDFKDLFAITPGISGETTDGFFDSVSVRGVNNNGFGSGSDPALGVFLDGVYQSRSGAAPTMYDLERVEVVKGPQGTLFGRNTASGAIAMTTQKPGDVFGGDVSVSAGQYGRLDFEGTVDVPVSEDFALRIAGIHQEEDGHVKNLSGGRDLGASEADAMRFTAVYSGFTDTTVTLMGQYEDRISDGTIYRALETDGAYDEVYNDQQGTDQSEIADAILTIEHQMDALTLTSITGYKTHNYTYIEDFDGTADTIDTFVRDQSGDFFSQEFRLTSDNSGPFNWVLGASYYQEDLDAYFAGVDAEDFICAGAMEVDYELDVDSSATCAELALAYPDDMDDAFGTGGDPWEYAPTAGMAIPGGVMVPDGMSIEESFTSGEYSGWGIFANTTFDLTEATSLGLGIRYTSDRKIYTVDSPWPDTWTGGWNYQAMFTEGPITGDDTWTNLSGRATLNHDFSDSVTGYASVATGYKSGGFDYLTYRVTDPAFAQDQDAWLEEYEWTVDSSNAEPNGFDEEQVLSYELGVKARLLDNRLHLNAAAFQYTYDNLQQAFFIGAAAVTRNVGESEGQGLEVDARWLLTDNLDLYMGMAWLNTDFRGAPEELCEGCDGNKMAFSPEFSSATMLTYTTDLGFGSLALTGEYNYTAEQFSNLDNTEEVKLDSRSIFNVRATITAPSENLSAGIYVENLTGEEYYHWGYAEADYNLPATMTDPSRGRVAGVNVNYRF; the protein is encoded by the coding sequence ATGACGCTATCAGACCGGTCTTTCATGGCCAAAAAGAACCTGCTTGCCTCCACCATCGGCGCGGTAGTTTTTACCGTCGGTGCCGGCGCGGTGGCCGCAGAGATCGAAGAAGTAACGGTAACTGCACAGATGCGTGCGGAGTCCCTGAAAGACGTTCCCATGTCTGTCAGCGCCTTTTCTGGCGAAACCATCAAGAACTCTAACCTGAGTGATTTCAAAGACCTGTTTGCCATTACTCCGGGGATTTCCGGTGAGACCACCGATGGGTTCTTCGATTCCGTTTCCGTACGTGGTGTAAACAACAACGGTTTTGGTTCCGGCAGTGACCCCGCACTGGGCGTTTTCCTCGATGGCGTTTACCAGAGTCGTTCCGGTGCTGCGCCTACCATGTATGACCTGGAACGTGTGGAAGTGGTAAAAGGCCCGCAGGGCACGCTCTTCGGCCGCAACACCGCTTCTGGCGCGATCGCTATGACGACCCAGAAGCCTGGTGACGTTTTTGGCGGTGATGTATCCGTTAGCGCTGGTCAGTACGGTCGCCTGGACTTCGAAGGCACCGTGGATGTGCCGGTGAGCGAAGACTTTGCGCTGCGCATTGCGGGTATTCATCAAGAAGAAGATGGTCACGTGAAAAACCTTTCCGGTGGCCGTGACCTGGGTGCCAGTGAAGCAGACGCCATGCGTTTTACTGCTGTTTACAGTGGCTTCACTGATACCACTGTTACTTTGATGGGCCAGTACGAAGACCGTATCAGTGACGGTACCATCTACCGCGCACTGGAAACGGATGGCGCCTACGACGAGGTTTACAACGACCAGCAGGGCACTGACCAATCAGAAATTGCTGATGCGATTCTCACCATCGAACACCAGATGGATGCGCTGACGCTTACCTCCATCACCGGTTACAAGACCCACAACTACACCTACATCGAAGATTTCGACGGCACTGCAGACACCATCGATACTTTCGTTCGCGATCAGAGTGGCGACTTCTTCAGCCAGGAATTCCGTCTGACCTCTGACAATAGTGGCCCGTTCAACTGGGTTCTGGGTGCAAGCTACTACCAGGAAGACCTGGACGCATATTTCGCCGGTGTTGATGCCGAAGATTTCATCTGTGCCGGTGCCATGGAAGTGGACTACGAGCTGGACGTGGATTCTTCCGCGACCTGTGCCGAGTTGGCCCTGGCCTATCCAGACGATATGGATGACGCCTTTGGCACTGGTGGCGATCCCTGGGAATACGCGCCGACTGCCGGTATGGCAATTCCGGGTGGCGTGATGGTTCCAGATGGCATGTCCATCGAAGAATCCTTCACCAGTGGTGAATACAGTGGCTGGGGCATCTTCGCCAACACCACCTTCGATCTGACCGAGGCAACTAGCCTGGGACTAGGTATTCGTTACACCTCAGACCGCAAGATCTACACCGTAGATTCCCCGTGGCCTGACACCTGGACCGGTGGTTGGAACTATCAGGCAATGTTCACAGAAGGCCCGATCACTGGCGACGACACCTGGACCAACCTGTCCGGTCGAGCAACTCTGAATCACGACTTCTCTGACTCTGTTACTGGCTACGCAAGCGTTGCGACTGGGTACAAGTCCGGTGGTTTTGACTACCTGACGTACCGCGTAACCGACCCGGCCTTTGCCCAAGATCAAGATGCGTGGCTCGAAGAGTACGAGTGGACTGTCGATAGCTCCAATGCCGAGCCGAATGGCTTCGACGAAGAGCAGGTTCTTTCCTATGAGCTTGGTGTTAAAGCGCGCTTGTTGGACAACCGCTTGCACCTGAACGCAGCAGCGTTCCAGTACACCTATGACAACCTGCAGCAGGCATTCTTCATTGGTGCGGCAGCGGTTACCCGTAATGTGGGTGAGAGCGAAGGTCAGGGTCTCGAAGTTGACGCTCGTTGGCTGCTGACCGACAACCTCGACCTGTACATGGGCATGGCCTGGCTAAACACTGATTTCCGTGGCGCTCCAGAAGAGCTGTGTGAAGGCTGTGACGGTAATAAGATGGCGTTTTCTCCGGAGTTCTCTTCTGCAACCATGCTGACCTACACCACCGACCTGGGCTTCGGTTCCCTGGCGCTGACTGGTGAGTACAACTACACCGCTGAGCAGTTCTCTAACCTCGATAACACCGAAGAAGTGAAACTGGATAGCCGCAGCATTTTCAATGTGCGTGCCACCATCACTGCGCCGAGCGAAAATCTGAGCGCTGGTATCTACGTGGAAAATCTGACTGGCGAAGAGTACTACCACTGGGGCTACGCAGAAGCGGATTACAATCTGCCCGCGACTATGACCGATCCCTCACGCGGTCGTGTTGCAGGTGTGAATGTGAACTACCGTTTCTAA